A window of the Euzebya pacifica genome harbors these coding sequences:
- a CDS encoding sigma-70 family RNA polymerase sigma factor, giving the protein MQSAGSSVRGHRDTDTYTTWLVGLLAALFSTPVLRMAAVGSSRFGLPVHLAAASVAGTRGGVGPPHADGDVIDPEVVEHVRAAQQGNAYSFSVLYDTYVDKVYAYCHHRVGDRQTAEDLTSDVFMRALKRIDSFSWQGKDFGAWLITIARNRCHDHFKSARFRMENAVAEVYDSVDSQPTYDARPERNLEVQEMRRQVHEALAKLKSEQAEVLYHRFLQGYDVETTAKVMDKNEGAIRALQYRALKALAKHVDVEALL; this is encoded by the coding sequence ATGCAGTCTGCTGGCTCCTCCGTTCGGGGCCATCGCGACACCGACACGTACACGACCTGGTTGGTCGGCCTCCTGGCCGCCCTGTTCAGCACGCCCGTGCTCCGGATGGCCGCGGTGGGTTCCTCGCGGTTCGGGCTGCCGGTCCACCTGGCTGCCGCGTCCGTCGCCGGCACCCGTGGCGGCGTCGGACCACCGCACGCAGACGGCGACGTCATCGACCCGGAGGTTGTCGAGCACGTTCGCGCCGCCCAGCAGGGCAACGCCTACTCCTTCTCGGTGCTCTACGACACCTACGTCGACAAGGTCTACGCCTACTGCCACCATCGCGTGGGCGACCGACAGACCGCGGAGGACCTGACCTCCGACGTCTTCATGCGGGCACTCAAGCGCATCGACAGCTTCTCCTGGCAGGGCAAGGACTTCGGGGCCTGGCTGATCACGATCGCCCGCAACCGCTGCCACGACCACTTCAAGTCGGCCCGCTTCCGCATGGAGAACGCCGTTGCCGAGGTCTACGACTCCGTGGACAGCCAGCCGACCTACGACGCCCGCCCCGAACGCAACCTCGAGGTGCAGGAGATGCGCCGACAGGTCCACGAGGCCCTTGCCAAGCTCAAGAGCGAGCAGGCCGAGGTGCTGTACCACCGCTTCCTGCAGGGCTACGACGTGGAGACCACCGCCAAGGTGATGGACAAGAACGAGGGTGCCATCCGCGCACTGCAGTACCGCGCCCTGAAGGCGCTCGCCAAGCACGTCGACGTGGAGGCACTGCTGTGA
- a CDS encoding DUF5667 domain-containing protein has protein sequence MSRRDEIDRLARLLDGQDVSAGTVGEQAEREELGALATLLRDAAPEVPPMRPEFRAELRAQVVEAARNQSREAPFLTRLREGVQRFRYSTGLAGATGLASMALAGGGVAGAAEQAQPGDALYGTKLVIEDVRLSATFDRVSRGRRAMSYALDRMDEATQAATAGDDDGAAVALRGAGDRTREGQELITEHGETGDLLDLADVVVEEEERLASITPLLDGAALEAADALREVLEGARDAIADALPDGVEMPEGPAPVDVTTTPPTVPADDVFTPTPPPTAGPETTTPPSEPVIEDPTGDLPDPGLPDLPDLPVPLPDPGDVLPLPDVPDLPIEVPSQAPTGVVPDTVDGALDAVDGVLDTVEDTVDAVDETLGGAVDAVDDTVDAVLPDPIDDVVPDVGEVLDGAGDLVDDAGSTVGDVLDAVTGNSGSGTIGGILGGG, from the coding sequence GTGAGTCGCCGCGACGAGATCGATCGCCTCGCACGCCTGCTGGACGGGCAGGACGTGTCCGCCGGCACCGTCGGTGAGCAGGCCGAACGCGAGGAGCTGGGCGCGCTCGCCACCCTGCTGCGCGATGCCGCACCCGAGGTGCCGCCCATGCGGCCGGAGTTCCGTGCCGAGCTGCGAGCCCAGGTCGTCGAGGCCGCCCGCAACCAGAGCCGTGAGGCCCCGTTCCTCACGCGGCTGCGCGAGGGTGTCCAGCGGTTCCGCTACTCCACGGGCCTTGCGGGCGCGACGGGCCTTGCCTCGATGGCGCTGGCCGGCGGCGGGGTTGCCGGCGCTGCCGAGCAGGCCCAGCCGGGCGACGCGCTGTACGGCACCAAGCTCGTCATCGAGGACGTGCGCCTGTCCGCCACCTTCGACCGGGTCAGCCGTGGCCGCAGGGCCATGTCCTATGCGCTGGACCGGATGGACGAAGCGACGCAGGCCGCCACCGCCGGTGACGACGACGGTGCGGCCGTCGCGCTCCGCGGCGCGGGCGACCGCACCCGTGAGGGGCAGGAGCTGATCACCGAACACGGGGAGACCGGCGACCTGCTGGACCTCGCCGATGTGGTGGTGGAGGAGGAGGAACGCCTCGCCTCGATCACCCCGCTGCTCGACGGCGCCGCCCTCGAGGCCGCCGATGCGCTGCGCGAGGTGCTGGAAGGGGCCAGGGACGCGATCGCCGACGCCCTTCCCGACGGGGTGGAGATGCCAGAGGGGCCGGCCCCGGTCGACGTGACGACGACACCGCCGACCGTCCCGGCCGACGACGTGTTCACGCCCACGCCCCCGCCCACCGCCGGACCGGAGACGACGACCCCACCGTCGGAACCCGTCATCGAGGACCCGACCGGTGACCTGCCGGATCCGGGGCTTCCCGACCTGCCGGACCTGCCCGTCCCGCTGCCGGACCCAGGGGACGTGCTGCCACTTCCGGACGTGCCGGACCTGCCGATCGAGGTGCCGAGCCAGGCTCCGACGGGCGTGGTCCCCGACACCGTCGACGGGGCGCTCGATGCGGTCGACGGGGTCCTGGACACCGTCGAGGACACGGTCGACGCCGTCGACGAGACGCTCGGTGGCGCCGTGGACGCCGTCGACGACACCGTGGACGCCGTCCTGCCGGATCCCATCGACGACGTCGTGCCCGACGTGGGGGAGGTCCTCGACGGGGCCGGTGACTTGGTGGATGATGCGGGGTCCACCGTCGGAGACGTGCTGGATGCCGTGACTGGCAACAGCGGTTCCGGCACCATCGGTGGCATCCTCGGAGGAGGCTAG
- a CDS encoding ATP-binding protein, translating to MEYTSELRNADDTRSDGVVDSSADATSSGLGLAFTTWHRLLRTLLLVHVPLLAMFAYFREVDTAVWAPLVAVPALLVLAASTVGSERFRAALISIGFVWCSWLLVFWSGGAIEAHFHALIVIGLVGLYRDWLALGIAVVAQLVLQLVVGNVDPTLIYNHEAAVNAPFAWSFVHVCAVLGAAAVPVFSWRGTREAEDVSAERASEATAQKAEARRQREVSKVYATVARRSQTLLERQLDLIEKLEQDEKDPSTLQDLFSLDHLATRMNREAASLLVLAGGEPNRRVAGRPPLSEVARGAVGEIEDYTRVDLELADDRTVEGRIVAPLVHLLSELIENAASYSPPEARVRVIGGTTADGSYLLRILDRGIGIDEAKLEQYNHLLANPQTISPSDSQRLGLDVVSRLAGRHGIPVQLSHNTDGPGIMATVKVPGDLLSEPASTVLDQAPPAADMPTPTVLEEEYEPQPDRPRDEPALPTTEPAPPVPVPSGAPVQTSEPAPTPVAGAPAWAQAVVRPPSAPAPAAAPTARARGGRGSSSGPAPSTAPAAGTAPASPSRAPQEPAAPVPSGGGSWSYSGHLGGRDTSSSEAPKKRRGMFGRKNRGESVPATPPPEAAAAPSDEDMVPARDDLDALLSASRRTPTAPAATPQGTQPAAPSPGPAAPASRTPQPAPGPHTAPGPHTAPGPHTAPAPRTAPGQAETTAPAAAQTSPAPSPTPNPSRPAGPDADAEAPAARAEQPEAGGSGSQAEAAARLLQDLPGMGDPVTPAPVARRKPVEGVGIPGPQGGRGPAVPPRQATAEEDQSSRPSIGASSPQAPPLPRRSTVGQTPDEPGRGLFTSRGGNASEDADPTAASSTPPVADPASPPEADQPSVQTPAADTAPADTAPADTAPANTAPADTPAADRPTGGSPAAQSPASAGSLPTRPRPGDPAPTPTAASEVPDVAAEAPEEPASVSPTEGDGDRPTSEIGTPLPQRRRGASLPAALKKDDDDARPAAAAAAPVSREQSRNLLSSYQSRLQAGRRAAEEQVTTDDAPPADGDGAESGDDS from the coding sequence ATGGAGTACACGTCAGAGCTGCGCAACGCCGACGACACGAGGAGTGATGGTGTCGTCGACTCGTCCGCGGACGCCACGTCCAGCGGGCTCGGCTTGGCGTTCACGACCTGGCACCGCCTGCTCCGGACCCTGCTGCTCGTCCACGTCCCGTTGTTGGCGATGTTCGCCTACTTCCGCGAGGTCGACACGGCTGTCTGGGCGCCCCTGGTCGCGGTTCCCGCACTGCTTGTCCTGGCTGCCAGCACCGTGGGATCCGAGCGCTTCCGGGCGGCCCTCATCAGCATCGGCTTCGTCTGGTGTTCGTGGCTGCTGGTCTTCTGGTCCGGCGGGGCGATCGAAGCGCACTTCCACGCCCTCATCGTCATCGGCCTCGTGGGCCTGTACCGCGACTGGCTGGCGCTCGGCATCGCGGTCGTCGCACAGCTGGTCCTGCAGCTGGTCGTCGGCAACGTCGACCCCACCCTGATCTACAACCACGAGGCCGCGGTGAACGCGCCGTTCGCATGGAGCTTCGTGCACGTCTGTGCCGTGCTCGGGGCGGCCGCAGTGCCGGTGTTCTCGTGGCGGGGCACCCGTGAGGCGGAGGACGTGTCCGCCGAGCGTGCCTCCGAGGCGACCGCACAGAAGGCCGAGGCCCGTCGTCAACGCGAGGTCTCCAAGGTCTACGCGACGGTGGCTCGACGCAGCCAGACGCTGCTCGAACGGCAGCTCGACCTCATCGAGAAGCTCGAGCAGGACGAGAAGGACCCCTCGACGCTGCAGGACCTGTTCAGCCTCGACCACTTGGCCACCCGGATGAACCGCGAGGCCGCGTCGTTGCTGGTCCTCGCCGGCGGTGAACCCAACCGTCGTGTCGCCGGGCGCCCGCCGCTGTCGGAGGTCGCCCGTGGCGCGGTCGGGGAGATCGAGGACTACACCCGGGTCGACCTCGAGCTGGCCGACGACCGAACCGTCGAGGGCCGGATCGTGGCCCCGCTGGTGCACCTCCTCAGCGAGCTGATCGAGAACGCGGCGAGCTACAGCCCCCCGGAAGCCCGCGTCAGGGTCATCGGCGGCACGACCGCAGACGGGTCGTACCTCCTGCGCATCCTCGACCGCGGGATCGGCATCGACGAGGCCAAGCTCGAGCAGTACAACCACCTGCTCGCCAACCCGCAGACGATCAGCCCCAGCGACAGCCAACGGCTGGGCCTGGACGTCGTCTCGCGGTTGGCCGGACGCCACGGCATACCTGTCCAGCTGTCGCACAACACCGACGGGCCCGGGATCATGGCCACCGTGAAGGTGCCCGGCGACCTGCTGAGCGAGCCCGCGTCCACCGTGCTCGATCAGGCCCCACCGGCCGCGGACATGCCCACGCCGACGGTGCTGGAGGAGGAGTACGAGCCCCAGCCCGACCGTCCCCGCGACGAACCCGCCCTGCCCACGACCGAGCCGGCCCCACCCGTTCCCGTGCCGAGCGGCGCACCGGTTCAGACGTCGGAGCCGGCCCCCACCCCTGTGGCCGGGGCGCCGGCATGGGCACAGGCTGTCGTCCGCCCGCCCAGCGCCCCTGCCCCCGCCGCGGCGCCGACCGCCCGGGCCCGTGGCGGACGTGGCAGCTCGAGCGGCCCTGCACCGTCGACGGCACCCGCCGCAGGAACCGCGCCCGCATCCCCCTCCCGTGCACCCCAGGAACCTGCAGCGCCCGTGCCGTCCGGTGGGGGCTCGTGGTCCTACAGCGGCCACCTCGGCGGTCGGGACACCTCGTCGTCGGAGGCACCGAAGAAGCGCCGCGGGATGTTCGGCCGGAAGAACCGCGGCGAGTCCGTCCCCGCGACCCCTCCGCCCGAGGCCGCGGCGGCACCCTCCGACGAGGACATGGTGCCGGCCCGTGACGACCTCGATGCGTTGCTGAGCGCCAGCCGTCGCACGCCGACCGCACCGGCTGCCACGCCGCAGGGCACCCAGCCCGCGGCGCCGTCACCGGGACCTGCTGCGCCGGCGTCCCGAACGCCTCAGCCCGCACCTGGTCCCCACACCGCACCTGGTCCCCACACCGCACCTGGTCCCCACACCGCACCTGCGCCCCGGACGGCGCCCGGGCAGGCCGAGACCACCGCCCCGGCGGCAGCGCAGACCTCGCCGGCACCGAGCCCCACGCCCAACCCCTCACGGCCGGCCGGGCCCGACGCCGACGCGGAGGCCCCCGCCGCCCGCGCCGAGCAGCCGGAGGCCGGCGGGTCCGGGTCCCAGGCCGAGGCGGCTGCCCGCCTCCTGCAGGACCTGCCCGGCATGGGGGACCCCGTGACCCCCGCCCCGGTTGCCCGCCGCAAGCCCGTCGAGGGGGTCGGGATCCCGGGACCGCAGGGTGGCCGTGGACCGGCGGTGCCCCCACGTCAGGCCACCGCCGAGGAGGACCAGTCGTCGCGGCCGTCGATCGGCGCCAGCTCCCCCCAGGCCCCGCCGCTGCCTCGACGCTCCACCGTCGGACAGACCCCCGACGAACCGGGCCGCGGCCTGTTCACGTCGCGGGGTGGCAACGCGTCGGAGGACGCCGACCCGACCGCAGCGTCCTCGACCCCCCCGGTCGCCGACCCCGCGTCCCCGCCGGAGGCGGACCAGCCCTCGGTGCAGACGCCGGCTGCCGACACCGCTCCAGCCGACACCGCTCCAGCCGACACCGCTCCGGCCAACACCGCTCCAGCCGACACACCAGCAGCTGACAGACCGACAGGCGGCAGCCCTGCAGCCCAGTCCCCCGCGTCGGCCGGCTCGTTGCCGACCCGGCCACGACCCGGCGACCCCGCTCCCACGCCCACCGCCGCCAGCGAGGTCCCGGACGTGGCCGCCGAGGCGCCGGAGGAACCCGCCTCGGTGAGCCCGACCGAGGGCGATGGCGACCGGCCCACCTCCGAGATCGGGACGCCCCTGCCGCAGCGCCGTCGCGGCGCATCGCTGCCGGCGGCGCTGAAGAAGGACGACGACGACGCCCGTCCGGCCGCGGCCGCGGCTGCGCCGGTCAGCCGGGAGCAGTCCCGCAACCTGCTCTCGTCGTACCAATCGAGGCTTCAGGCCGGACGGCGCGCTGCCGAGGAACAGGTAACGACTGACGACGCCCCGCCTGCCGATGGCGACGGTGCGGAAAGCGGCGATGACTCGTGA
- a CDS encoding roadblock/LC7 domain-containing protein, which produces MNHLSDDARNLNWLVANFTSKVPGVANTLVLSADGLPLALSDNLDRDAADQLSAIASGLSSLTQGAARCLAAGAVKQAIVEMEAGFLFVQTISDGSILSVLTTTDADLGLIGYEMALLVSRVGDVLTPALRVELQAALPS; this is translated from the coding sequence GTGAACCATCTCTCCGACGACGCCCGCAACCTGAACTGGTTGGTGGCCAACTTCACCTCCAAGGTCCCGGGCGTGGCCAACACCCTCGTCCTCAGCGCCGACGGGTTGCCCCTCGCCCTGTCCGACAACCTCGACCGTGATGCGGCGGATCAGCTGAGCGCGATCGCCTCGGGGCTGTCCAGCCTGACCCAGGGCGCGGCGCGATGCCTGGCCGCAGGCGCGGTGAAGCAGGCCATCGTCGAGATGGAAGCAGGCTTCCTGTTCGTGCAGACCATCTCCGACGGTTCCATCCTGTCGGTCCTCACCACCACCGACGCCGACCTCGGCCTCATCGGGTACGAGATGGCCCTGCTCGTCAGCCGTGTCGGCGATGTCCTGACCCCGGCGCTCCGCGTCGAGCTGCAGGCGGCGCTTCCGTCGTGA
- a CDS encoding DUF742 domain-containing protein, whose amino-acid sequence MSAPETDPPERPYTRLTRPYALTGGRTEPPDASLAIEALVEMSWRGYDARDDIRFEKAEILDLTQRTISVAEVAAHLDVPLGVARVLVGDLAEEGLVIIHPPPDAETGGAQDPKLLEKVLHGLRTL is encoded by the coding sequence GTGAGCGCACCGGAGACCGACCCGCCGGAGCGGCCGTACACCCGGCTGACCCGGCCCTACGCCCTGACGGGCGGCCGTACCGAGCCACCGGACGCCAGCCTCGCGATCGAGGCGCTGGTCGAGATGAGCTGGCGCGGATACGACGCACGCGACGACATCAGGTTCGAGAAGGCCGAGATCCTCGACCTCACCCAGCGAACCATCAGCGTCGCTGAGGTGGCCGCCCACCTCGACGTGCCGCTCGGCGTCGCGCGTGTCCTCGTGGGGGACCTTGCCGAGGAGGGGCTCGTGATCATCCATCCGCCACCGGACGCCGAGACGGGCGGCGCCCAGGACCCAAAGCTGCTGGAGAAGGTGCTTCATGGTCTCCGCACGCTCTAG
- a CDS encoding ATP/GTP-binding protein, whose product MTPTKIVVAGGFAVGKTTFVGSVSEIDPLRTEAAMTVASTGVDDLSKVSQKRSTTVAMDFGRITLSEDLLLYLFGTPGQDRFWFMWNDLCKGAIGAIVLVDTRRLDDSFGPIDYFEDRGLPFIVAVNAFEGIMRHELEDVRSALDLPPDIPVVRTDARLRDSVQQTLVTLVEHALRRARAKRPVR is encoded by the coding sequence CTGACCCCCACCAAGATCGTGGTGGCGGGCGGCTTCGCGGTCGGCAAGACCACGTTCGTCGGGTCGGTGTCGGAGATCGACCCGCTCCGGACCGAGGCGGCCATGACGGTCGCGTCCACCGGGGTCGACGACCTCTCCAAGGTCTCCCAGAAGCGGTCGACGACCGTCGCGATGGACTTCGGCCGCATCACCCTGTCGGAGGACCTGCTGCTGTACCTGTTCGGCACGCCCGGACAGGACCGGTTCTGGTTCATGTGGAACGACCTGTGCAAGGGCGCCATCGGCGCGATCGTGCTGGTCGACACCCGCCGGCTCGACGACAGCTTCGGTCCGATCGACTACTTCGAGGACCGGGGCCTGCCCTTCATCGTGGCCGTCAACGCCTTCGAGGGGATCATGCGGCACGAGCTCGAGGACGTCCGGTCGGCGCTGGACCTGCCGCCCGACATCCCCGTCGTCCGCACCGACGCCCGCCTGCGCGACTCCGTCCAGCAGACCCTCGTCACGCTCGTCGAGCACGCCCTTCGGCGTGCGCGCGCCAAGCGGCCCGTTCGCTGA
- a CDS encoding dihydroorotase, giving the protein MSAQILRGGTVVNVDGQRRADVVVDGDRIVDVVESGAEVAGARAIDVSGCLVMPGLVDIQVHFREPGGTEAEDITSGAAGAARGGMTAVVMMPNTTPAIDRVDVVRDVRSAAAGAPVDVHTSACLSVGRQGERLVDFAALHAEGVRVFTDDGDVLADSGLMRRALEETLTLPGMVVSQHCEDPTLVAGGAINEGEVSAALGVGGRPREAEEVIVARDVALARLTGGRYHVLHLSTSLALEHVRRAKREGTRVTCEVTPQHLVLTDADVERLGTNGKMNPPLRTPLDVAALRHGLVDGVVDAVATDHAPHPPAAKARDLSTAPPGMLGVETAVSVVWTHLVARGLMCPARMVTAMSAAPARIAGLSGGHGLPVAAGNPANLCVLDPTETWRVEPATMASKSLNSPFAGDTLTGRVRMTMRRGVVEHQLD; this is encoded by the coding sequence ATGAGCGCACAGATCCTCCGTGGCGGAACCGTGGTCAACGTCGATGGGCAGCGTCGTGCCGACGTCGTTGTCGACGGGGATCGGATCGTCGACGTCGTCGAGTCCGGCGCCGAGGTTGCCGGCGCGCGCGCCATCGACGTCAGCGGCTGCCTGGTCATGCCGGGTCTCGTCGACATCCAGGTCCATTTCCGGGAGCCCGGCGGGACCGAGGCGGAGGACATCACCTCCGGTGCCGCGGGTGCGGCCCGCGGGGGCATGACCGCGGTCGTGATGATGCCCAACACGACCCCGGCGATCGACCGTGTCGACGTGGTGCGCGATGTGCGGTCGGCAGCGGCAGGGGCACCGGTGGACGTCCACACCTCCGCGTGCCTGTCGGTCGGTCGGCAGGGCGAGCGGCTCGTCGACTTCGCCGCCCTCCACGCCGAGGGCGTCCGGGTGTTCACCGACGACGGTGACGTCCTGGCCGACTCCGGGCTGATGCGGCGGGCCCTCGAGGAAACGCTGACCCTGCCGGGCATGGTCGTCAGCCAGCACTGCGAGGACCCGACCCTCGTCGCCGGCGGGGCGATCAACGAAGGGGAGGTGTCGGCGGCGCTCGGCGTGGGCGGCCGGCCGCGTGAGGCCGAGGAGGTCATCGTGGCGCGCGACGTGGCGCTGGCCAGGCTGACCGGCGGCCGCTACCACGTGCTGCACCTGTCCACGTCCCTCGCCCTGGAACACGTGCGCCGGGCCAAGCGCGAGGGGACCCGAGTGACGTGCGAGGTCACGCCGCAGCACCTGGTCCTCACCGACGCCGACGTCGAACGCCTTGGCACCAACGGCAAGATGAACCCGCCGCTGCGGACGCCGCTGGACGTCGCCGCCCTGCGCCACGGCCTCGTCGACGGCGTCGTGGACGCCGTGGCCACCGACCACGCCCCGCACCCACCGGCCGCCAAGGCCCGCGACCTCTCGACGGCACCTCCCGGCATGCTCGGCGTCGAGACGGCGGTGTCGGTGGTGTGGACCCACCTGGTGGCGCGTGGACTGATGTGCCCCGCACGGATGGTGACGGCCATGTCGGCCGCCCCGGCGCGCATCGCCGGCCTCAGCGGCGGCCACGGGTTGCCCGTCGCCGCAGGCAACCCCGCGAACCTCTGCGTGCTGGACCCCACCGAGACCTGGAGGGTCGAGCCGGCGACGATGGCCAGCAAGTCCCTCAACAGCCCGTTCGCCGGCGACACGCTGACCGGTCGGGTCCGCATGACGATGCGGCGCGGCGTGGTGGAGCACCAGCTCGACTGA
- a CDS encoding cell wall-binding repeat-containing protein: MRRAASLMLLVALAACGGPPAVDLGRASDRAAAGSVGGCALFPADSHWYASVADLPVHPSSDDWVAAIGVDATVHPDFGSGSFEGGPIGIPVTLVDDRVPDVAVTFDFADESDPGPYPIPEDALIEGGPDADGDRHVLLVDTDACTLHELYDARPTDGTAWTAGSGAIFDLASNALRPDGWTSADAAGLPILPGLVRFEEVQAGVVDHAIRMTAPRTDRSWIWPARHQAGAADDPTLPPMGAWFRLDPTIDPTDFPAQARPIVVALQTHGAILADNGSAWFISGVPDDRWDNDALRALRDIPGDRFVAVDTAGLLVDPDSGAARGPGSPSGRQSSRLSGASRIETAVAISRAQFPEGADTVYLARADNTVDAVAGGVLTDGPILLVPQCGQLPAVVAEEIARLDPSRVVALGGTGAVCDTILEDARTA; the protein is encoded by the coding sequence ATGCGCCGGGCCGCCTCCTTGATGCTGCTGGTCGCCCTTGCCGCGTGTGGCGGGCCGCCAGCCGTCGACCTCGGACGTGCCTCCGATCGAGCGGCAGCCGGGAGCGTGGGCGGATGTGCGCTGTTCCCCGCGGACTCCCACTGGTACGCGTCGGTGGCGGATCTCCCGGTCCACCCCTCTTCCGATGACTGGGTGGCCGCGATCGGTGTCGATGCCACGGTCCACCCCGACTTCGGGTCGGGGTCCTTCGAGGGCGGACCGATCGGCATCCCTGTCACCCTCGTCGACGACCGCGTCCCGGACGTGGCGGTCACCTTCGACTTCGCCGACGAGAGTGACCCCGGCCCCTACCCGATCCCCGAGGACGCCCTGATCGAGGGCGGGCCCGACGCCGACGGGGACCGCCACGTCCTGCTCGTCGACACCGATGCGTGCACCCTCCACGAGCTCTACGACGCCCGACCCACCGACGGCACGGCGTGGACGGCGGGCTCGGGCGCGATCTTCGACCTCGCGTCCAACGCCCTGCGACCGGACGGCTGGACGTCCGCCGACGCGGCCGGCCTGCCGATCCTTCCCGGGTTGGTCCGCTTCGAGGAGGTGCAGGCAGGCGTGGTCGACCATGCCATCCGCATGACCGCCCCCCGGACGGACCGCAGCTGGATCTGGCCAGCCCGGCACCAGGCCGGCGCGGCCGACGACCCGACCCTGCCCCCGATGGGTGCGTGGTTCCGCCTCGATCCGACCATCGATCCGACCGACTTCCCCGCGCAGGCGCGGCCCATCGTCGTCGCGTTGCAGACCCACGGGGCGATCCTGGCCGACAACGGGTCGGCGTGGTTCATCAGCGGCGTGCCCGACGACCGCTGGGACAACGACGCGCTTCGTGCCCTGCGGGACATCCCGGGTGACCGCTTCGTCGCCGTCGACACCGCCGGGCTGCTGGTGGACCCGGATTCCGGGGCCGCCCGCGGGCCGGGGTCCCCCTCCGGTCGGCAGAGCAGCAGGCTGTCGGGCGCCAGCCGGATCGAGACGGCTGTGGCCATCTCGCGCGCACAGTTCCCCGAGGGCGCCGACACCGTCTACCTTGCCCGAGCCGACAACACTGTCGACGCCGTCGCCGGCGGCGTGCTGACCGACGGCCCCATCCTCCTCGTACCGCAGTGTGGCCAGCTGCCCGCCGTCGTGGCCGAGGAGATCGCCCGACTCGACCCTTCCCGTGTCGTTGCCCTCGGTGGCACCGGCGCCGTCTGTGACACGATCCTGGAGGACGCACGAACCGCATGA
- a CDS encoding GH1 family beta-glucosidase, protein MTDHPTIVPPIELAQRLPASLRLGTATSSYQIEGAVREDGRGPSIWDTFCDRPGTIDDGSSGAVACDHYHRWADDVALMHELGMESYRFSIAWPRIQPEGRGRTEERGLAFYDRLVDGLLAAGIEPVPTLYHWDLPQALQDEGGWPERDTAGRFADYANIVAERLGDRVTRWATLNEPWCTSHLGYHAGAHAPGHTDAAEAMAAAYTLLRAHHLADAAIRAAASGAEVGAALNVTTIHPRGDSEGDADAARALDAVRNRWWLDGIVNGTVPNDAVAAWEAAGGTPDLRDGDLSGQRPDWLGINYYYSETVSSSSEGTQPLPDACCAPARSVVPEPPLTAMGWPMDPAAFADLLRRVHREWGPLPLVITENGAAFDDPPVTAGRVEDADRIGYLSDHLSALADAIDDGVPVEGYLAWSFMDNFEWARGYEKRFGIVHVDYDTQVRTPKDSARWYAELVAAVRARR, encoded by the coding sequence ATGACCGATCACCCCACCATCGTCCCGCCCATCGAGCTCGCCCAGCGGCTGCCCGCCAGCCTTCGGCTCGGCACGGCCACGTCGAGCTACCAGATCGAGGGTGCGGTCCGCGAGGACGGTCGCGGACCGTCCATCTGGGACACCTTCTGCGACCGGCCGGGGACGATCGACGATGGGTCGAGCGGTGCGGTGGCCTGCGACCACTACCACCGCTGGGCCGACGACGTCGCGTTGATGCACGAGCTCGGCATGGAGTCCTATCGCTTCTCCATCGCGTGGCCACGGATCCAGCCCGAGGGCCGGGGTCGGACCGAGGAACGAGGACTGGCCTTCTACGACCGCCTGGTCGACGGCCTGCTGGCCGCGGGCATCGAGCCAGTGCCGACGCTGTACCACTGGGACCTGCCACAGGCCCTGCAGGACGAGGGGGGCTGGCCCGAACGGGACACCGCGGGCCGGTTCGCCGACTACGCCAACATCGTCGCCGAGCGGCTGGGGGACCGGGTCACCCGGTGGGCGACGCTCAACGAACCGTGGTGCACCTCCCACCTCGGCTACCACGCCGGGGCCCACGCCCCCGGACACACCGATGCCGCCGAGGCGATGGCGGCCGCCTACACCCTGCTGCGCGCCCACCACCTGGCGGACGCGGCCATCCGTGCCGCTGCCTCCGGGGCCGAGGTCGGCGCTGCGCTGAACGTCACCACGATCCATCCCCGAGGCGACAGCGAGGGTGATGCCGACGCCGCCCGTGCCCTCGACGCGGTCCGCAACCGCTGGTGGCTCGACGGGATCGTCAACGGGACGGTTCCCAACGACGCCGTGGCCGCGTGGGAAGCCGCCGGGGGGACCCCTGACCTGCGCGACGGCGACCTGTCCGGGCAACGCCCCGACTGGCTGGGCATCAACTACTACTACTCCGAGACGGTGTCGTCGTCATCGGAGGGCACGCAGCCCCTGCCCGATGCCTGCTGCGCCCCGGCCCGCAGCGTCGTGCCCGAGCCGCCCCTCACCGCGATGGGCTGGCCGATGGACCCGGCGGCCTTCGCCGACCTGCTCCGCAGGGTCCACCGTGAGTGGGGACCGCTGCCGCTGGTCATCACCGAGAACGGCGCGGCCTTCGATGATCCGCCGGTGACCGCTGGACGGGTCGAGGACGCCGACCGCATCGGCTACCTCAGCGACCACCTCTCGGCGCTGGCCGACGCCATCGACGACGGGGTGCCGGTCGAGGGCTACCTCGCCTGGTCGTTCATGGACAACTTCGAGTGGGCCCGTGGCTACGAGAAGCGGTTCGGCATCGTGCACGTCGACTACGACACACAGGTCCGGACGCCCAAGGACAGCGCCCGCTGGTACGCCGAGCTGGTCGCCGCGGTGCGCGCCCGTCGTTGA